Below is a genomic region from Balaenoptera ricei isolate mBalRic1 chromosome 3, mBalRic1.hap2, whole genome shotgun sequence.
CCTCCCTTGGCTGCCTCATCAGGGTCACCCCAGAGTCAGGCACATGGACATGCACAAGAATCGGTGGCCAAGTATGAACCAAAGTGTAAACCTCTGCCTGGGAGCGGCCACAGTGAGTGCCAGCAACACTCCCCCATCTTCGGGAAACAGCACCCTTATTTTTCCCTTTGAGGAGCCCTCTTTTCCACTCTCAGTCTGTGTTGCTGGACGGAGCCAAGCCCCCTCCCCAAATGGTTCTAGAGATGAGCATGGGATGTGGTCTGGGCCAATGAGCGCTGGCTTGGAACTCTCCTGGAGCAACTAGGAGTAAAGACACTGTTATGCTAGGGCTGCCATGCAGATGGGACCAAGCTGACAAATACAAGTGGTGCCCAGAGCCAGCCAGACCTGAAGCAGTCCTAAACCCTGACTCTCACTCTTACCACTCCTGCTCCTACCTTTGGCGGCCTCAATGAGCACCTTCAAGCCTCCATTCTCCTGCACGATCATCTTGGCATGGTCATGGGCACGGCCGAAGGGCACACGAATGTCATCGTCAAAGGTCATGATGCGTAGGGCCCAGCAGGCCTCCCTGACCACGTCGGCACAGCAGCTGTGCCGGGCAATGGCGCCGGTCAGCAGCGGTAGCACGCCGGCCTTCACCAGGCTCTGCCGGTTCTGCTCGTGCTTCAGGCAGGCGTGGCGCACACAGCGGATCCCCGAGCAGGTCACGTTGGCCGAGTCAGCATTCTGGGCCAGTGTGGCCACCAGGAGCTGCAGGCCCTGCGTGTCCAAGAGGTCGGGCTGGCCATCAGTCAGGGCTGACAGGGCATTGAGGGCCTGGAGCAGGAGACCCTGGTCACCTGCTGCGGCCAACTTCCAGGTGGCGAGGAGGATGGGGTAGGCCCCCTTCTCGGCTGCCAAGAAGCGGCAGGCCTTTTGCTGCTTGCAGTGCTCGCAAAAGCGGGCGAGGTGTGCTGACACCTCCTGGGGGTGAGAGCGGGCCATGGACTCCTGCAGGTCATCCAGGGCCTAAGGGACATGGGAGAAACCTCAGTGTCAGGTCAGTCCAAAGACAGTCACAGCGACAGTGCTGCACCCCTGTGGGATTCCCTCGTGTGGGATCTGGGCCTTGGTGGAAGTTCTGTGGGGCTAGTTCCAGCTGTGACAGCTTCCACAcctgtgcttttatttatttatttttttaatatttatttggctgtgctgggtcttagttgcggcatgcaggatcttatagttgcagcatgtgggatctttagttgcggcatgcgaactcttagttgtggcatgtgagatctagttccctgaccagggattgaacctgggcccccccgcattgggagcatggagtcttagcccctggaccaccagggaagtccccactgagCTTGAGAGgccatggagggagggagggagggagagggagagaggaagagagaggcccTGCCATCTCAGTGTCCCTGACAAGGAGCCACACACACGAGTACAGACATTAAACATTCTAGCTCTAGCTGCCATTGCATGAGAGGCCCCCAAGTGAGACCAGCAGAAGAACCATCCAGCTGAGATCAGTCAACCCAGCAAaatcatcaaaaacaataaaatggctattgttttgggttgtttgttgttgttgttttttggccgtgccatgtggcttgcagaatcctagttccccgaccagggatcgaacccgggcccatagaagtgaaagcacggagtcctaaccactggactgccagggaattccccttggGTTGTTCGTTATGCAGTCATAACTAACTGACATACCCACCAATGGCTAGCTCTCTAAGGAAGGTGAAAGCCACCTTTACCAGTCCTGCCCATATCATATACCACCTGTTCATCTCTCTCattcactccacaaatatttactgagcacctgccaaATGAAACCATGCTGTACACACGGTTGGTTTACCCATGTTCAACTCTAAGCCCTTGGAGAAAAAGCTTATAATGAGAGAAGACAATTTGAATAGGGCACACAAGTCTAGTGGCCACTCAATGCCCTGACCTGAGGACCTGTCTCAGCTTGAGCCCAAGATGAACCCATGACCCTGGAGCTTATGACATTATTTGCATCCAGCCCTGGAGAGGGTGGGTCTACAGATACCATCAGCCCAAAGTGCTTTGATTTGGCCTTGACTGCCATGAAAGTCAAGAATGCCTGTCAGCCAACCCTCGCTGAGCTCTCATTTGTGGACTTAACTAAACATATGTTATGATGAAACAGAATATTAAGAAATAGGTTAATTGgcccaacactgtaaatcaactctacttcaataaaaaagaaaattttttaaaaggtgaaagaaATAGGTTAAAAcctatttgtgtgtgtgacttgaatagacatttcttcagagaagatacacaaatggccactaagcacacgaaaagatgttcaacatcaaatcaaaaccacaatgagacaccatcACGCCCATTCAGGTGGCtactatgaaaagaaaaacaaacagaaaataacaagtgttggtgagggtgtggagaaactggaaccctgtgcactattggtgggaatataaaatggtgcagctgctgtggaaagcagtatggtggttcctcaaaaaattaaaccaagagatccagcaattccacttctgggtatatacctaaaagaattgaaagcagggtctcaaagagatatctgtacacccatattcacagcagcattatttatagcagtcaaaaggcagaaacaacacaagtgtccatcaacggacaaatggataaacaaaatgtggtacagccatacaatggaatattattcaaccatacaaaggaatattattcagccacaaatactacaacatggatgaaccttgaggacatcatgctaagtgaaataagccagttccaaaaggacagatactgtatgatttcccTTAGGTTCACATCCACGGctgtctccccctcctcctccctttttttttgggggggggggtccatgctgtgtggcttgtgggatcatttcttctctttggatctcaattttcccatcctttaaatggggatgataacCCTACCCTCACAGGTGTCTTTGGGCGAATAACTGAAATGGCATAAggaaagcacctggcacagaacTGAGTCCACAGCCGGTTCTCAATAAAAACTAGAACCTTCTGCTGTTTTACCaacagtttacatccatccagtTTGATGGATGACCTTAAATAAAGGACTTAACCTCTGTGAGCTGTACTTTCCTTGTTTGGGTCACTGGAGAGCAAGGGCAGGTTCCGGGCCTCCGTTTCCCCATCAGAAAGCCAGAGATGACACCACCTACCTTGCAGGCCAGTTTGAGTGCTAAGGGGATGGGTTGTAATGTGCCAGTAAAGAGTcggtgctcagtaaatgacagCCTTACTGTgattgcattttcttttcctgggaTTCTTGTCCAATTTTCTGAGCAAATTCAGTGGTTGGGAGGCCGGAGAGAGGCTCCTCCAGGGGGCCCTGAACCCCAAGGCTCCCAACACCAAGACAAACATGAATGCTGTCCGCCCCTTACGTCTGGAGTGCTATCCACTCCCTGTCCACTCTGGCAGCTCCAATCCCAGAATGTGGCATGTGGGTGGGTGGGCAGATCACAGTGGCCCCTGAGAGGCCCTTTGACATGGACTCAAGGAGCCCTGGTTGCACACTCAGGCTTGCCTGTGCTTGCTGAGTAGGCTCTGACCTTCTGAATCTGTGTCTGCCATCTGGGAACCAGGGAAAGGGTGCCCCTGACAGAGTTATGAGGTGATGCAGGACCATGCGTGTAAGGCCCACGTGGGCTGCCCTCTCCTACCTGCAGGATGTCATGTGTGGGCTCCTGGGGTCCATCCGCAGAGACTTTCGGCGTCATCCTTACAATGTTGCTCAGATCAACCCCTGCGGGGGATGGGGAAGTCAGGAAACAAGTGACAGCCATCATCCCCATGGGCCTGCTGGAGTCACACCTCACGTCCCTTCAGCTGGGACCACCCTACTCTGGAGGCCTTCAGGGATctgcccagctccccaccccactccctccctgcctgggcagggcccagcagcCACGCCCACACGGgggtgtggggttgggggggggggtctttgtACCTTTGCCCTGTGTTTGCCCTGTCCAGCCAATGGGAGCAAAGGAGTAGTGAGGCTACACACCAGCGCCACAGTGAGGGACACACTCTGCCTGGTGGGCTGAGAAGGGAGGGGAACCCATGGCCTTCTCCCTTGGGGCTCCCATTGTTCTTCACCCTGGCTGCATCCCCAGCCTCGTCTGCACCCCCGAAGGAAGCCCCCACTGTGAAGAACCTGTCTAGGGGCCCCACCAGCCCCTGTCCAGTGTCTATACACTACTCTGTGCCCGGGACACCAGCTTCTGACCTCGAACGCTGGATCCCCAGTCTCCCTCGCCCTCTGGCGTCTGACTGGGTTTGGTCAATGGGAAGCCGGACTCAAGATCAGGGGCAGGAGGAGTGGGAGAGTAGGGTGTTCATCCCCAgcttcctgcctctgcctctaTCAGATGACCCTCATCCCTTGCCTTGGCCTGTCATGGGAAGGGGGAGGTCCCTGCTGTGGCTAGCAGGGTCTAACCCTGCCCACATTATTGCAAAGAGCTCCCTCTTAACCACTCTCTTCCAAGGCCTGGCTGGAGCATGCCACCTGTTTCCAGAGGCTGGTGACCAACACCCCTTCTGCCTCCATGAACTCAAGCTGGGGTGCAGGTGGGGCAGGGAGACAGGTGGCCCTGTTTCTCGGGAGGTGGTCAAGAAAAGTCTCTTCAAGGAAGCGACAGTTAAAATGAGACCCACCTTGAAGGACCCAGCCCTGCAGATGTCAGGGTAAGGTCCAGGCAAGCAGAGGGTGGGCTCCAGCGAGGTGGGAGTGGGTGGCCAGCGTGCCTGGGGCAGTGTGTAGACAGAAGATAGTGCCCAGGGCTGTCATGCCAGGAGGGATGTGGTCATGGCAGGATACCACTCCTTTCACATTAAGAGCCGTGGACTGGAGGCGACTCTTGGGCAAAGAGCCAGACCAGCGCTGAGACCGAGCCACACCGCCCTACCTTGTGATTCAAACTGCTCCACGGCCTCTTTCACTGCCTCCTCTGGCCCCATCTCAAACTCCTCGATGTTCTCCCGAACGGCTGCATCAAAGGTCTCCTGGGTGATGCGCTTGGAGGCCATCTTCATCTCCTCTGTGCGGGGTCAAGGGCACCCAGTAGCTGCTCCCAAGCTGAGAAGGTGAGAAGTAAGCATCATCAAGGGTCAGAGGGCAAATGAGAACCTGGCTACCATTTAGGGAGCATCTACCAAGGGGCCAGAGCCTATAACCGCCCTGGAAAAATTCTTACAACCCGAGTCACAGGAAAGGGTGATCTCCCAACATCCACAGAATATCTAAAAGTACAGACAAGGGCAGGTAGTTCAGTATATTTTATCTAAAAAATGGGGAATGTTAATATAATGTATGTCCTTATAGTAAACAGTAgtaacagtaaaataaatataaaataatatcttaGTAATATTATGTTGTATGTTGTATGATTATAATATACTATAATATTACAATATAAACAATATTATTCACATATTACTCTATTATATAGTTATGTACTTCAAATGTACTTATCTAATGAAATAATATGTTATGATAGCATACCATTGcactaataaaatataaaataaaataatgatattaaatacttatttaattaaataataacaataagtaATGTTTATTACTGttactattaatatttattattattactaaatgataataaataaaaagaaaagtaaatcaaaagCTAATAGAAATAGTTACCTGTAAGAGGAGGTAGAGAAAAGGATGGTGAGAGCAGGAATAGAAGCTGCATTATTCTCTCTTAACGTACCTTGTTTTACAGGTTTGAATTTGGAACTCAACTAAATGCTTTATGTGATTAGGAAAAGAAATACgccaaaataaccaaaataaaaataaaagcaatcccTAAAAATCAAGAGCAAAATGAAAGCCATGAACCTAACAGTATTTCTATGTGGATCAGATCATTTCATGCAACTTTAAAACACAGTGATATGACTGTATATTCTTACTGGGATCTACCCTAAGGATAGAACTGCAAAAGAAAATCTTCAACAGTTTTCAGTAATCATATTATTGGAAACCACATTAGAAATATTATTCAGAAACAATTATAGATGTAGCAAATAAGTAATAATGTTTATATCATTAGGAAtgagcataaaagaaaaaagattctaacataaaatcaaagaagtaaaaaCTCAGAACTAAATTTGAACTGGAAATATGATATGAACTCATGATGCATTTTCTCTTGAGCAAATAACCAATTTTCTATTAATATGAACCGAAAATGCCTGGAGGAAATGATACCACAGCAGCAATGAGCAGCACCCTGAACACCAACTGTTgtctctaaataccatttcccacCAGAGAAGCCAGGGCTCTTGGAGTAAGAGTTGATTCCAGGTCTGGGCAGGAAATGGGCCAGAGAAGCCAGAAGCATCCAGTGAGACCAGAAAGCAAAGACGCTTCTGAAGACCACTGGGGTCATGCCGCGCGGTatggccaaaaatttaaaaaatgaaaaatacatcacTTTTCAAACTTATagtaaagttgcaagaatagtacaaggAGCACTGTATAAGCGGAAGGATCTCCTAGCTtcaccaattgttaacattttgccatgttAACCTCTctatgtgagtgagtgtgtgccTACGAGTGTGTGACACGTACATCATTTGAGAGTGTGTTCTAGTCATGGGACTCCTTCCTGCTACAGATGTCAGCATGAAGAGGACACTCTCTTATACATTCACGCAAAACTGAAATTTAACACAAGAAATTTAACACTGATACAATGCTATTTTCTACCATATAGTACACGATGGACTTTCTTGATTGTTGTAATATCGTCttttaaaacagttttgttttcttctggtcCCGAGTCCATTCCAGAATCATGCATCATAGAAAGCACAGAAAGTGCATTAGGGGGACAAAGGCACATGGGGGCACTAGGACCGTGGCATGGGAATGTGTAAATTTGGGCTGTGAGGGAAACAAGCCACTCATGCCCTCACTGCTCTTTGTGGAGGCAGCACGGGATGTGATTATTCCATCTGTGTTTGTGCAGACGCTTGggctgggggtcggggggaggaCAGGCTCCAGGGCCAGCCAGGAGGGCTCAAATCCCCAGCCCTCCACTTAACCTCACTGTTGGTCAATTCTCATGTGTGACACAGGGACAACCACAGAATCTACCTAGAGGGCTGCAGTGAAAATTCAACCCATCAATTTctacaaagcacttagaacaggatTTGGCACAGAGCTCAATAAACATCACCTagttgttcttttcctttgttgcttaaGAGGTAATTCAGCCAGTTTACTGGGGGGGTGGCAGACATAAGGGCATCAAACACCTCACCTCACTCCCTTGCAGATATCCCCCTCTTTATTCTCCAGAAGAACAGGGAGCCTGTTTAGGGATTGCTAAGGATTTCCAAATTAAAGGTGGAGGAAAAGAATAAGGATTTTCTGTTtcaagataaagaatttctcactGGGGAGCCcaggctggtggtggtggggtgctCCTGGCCAGCTCTGAGGGGCTGGATGCTGCTGGAGGGACTCTgcttccagctctgccaccagaCGTTGCTTCTGCTACTCTGGCCATGCTTCAGACCCGAGTGGGCCATTGATGAGTGGCCACTTGGTCATAGAAGCACAGTCCTAAACGGGAATGTCATTGTGCCTACTTTAAGGATGAGgaatctgaagctcagagaggcagcAAGAGGCCTGGCCATGATCCTATCCTGTCTCATTAACACTTTCCCTCCACCTAGGTCCTCTGCGGAGCTTCCACCAGCCCTTCCAGGCCGCCTCCTCATGGGAGCCTTCCCTAGATACTCAGACAGAGACTGTGTACTCTcggtacccccccccccccccccgccccaagaaTCTCCCTCTGCTCAGCCCTGAGATCCCTGAGCTGGAAGTCAGTGTCTGGCTCTGGAACCACCACTTAGGACAGTCCTTCAGGGTCCCCTGGGTCCAGCACAGGCCTGTGGGGGGCAGGGACAGGGATGAAAGTACAGCTCATGAGAAAGATGGTGCCTGAGAATGGTCATCTGGGAGCCACCTGGGGAACAGCCCAGGCCAGGAGAGGAAACAGCATTACCAACCCCCATGCTGCATCCAAGGCATGCTGAGGGGAAGGGAGTTATCAAGGCTCTCAACTGACAGCCTGCTTCCCTCTCTAAGCTATGGTTCTGCTTCTCAAGAAAATGGGGCCTTGACAAACCGGGGACCCTGAATGATTCATCTTCCTCCACCTGCCACACCCACCCTGGTTCAGGTGGCCTCACCTGCTTCCTCCCTGCCATACCCCGTGCCTCTGTGCTCTACAAGGCAGCCAGAGGGAGACTTGAAAGCACAGAGACCACCTCACTCACCTATTCAAAATCCCGCAGTGGCTTCCCAACCCTCTCAGAACAAAACCCAGTTCCCTTACCAGCACTTTCCCTACCTACACCTTCTCACCTGTGCTTCCCCgcttctttctcattcttcccAGCTACCCAAGGGATATCCTTCATAACCACTTTGTTTAAAGCAGCCCCGCTCTCCTACCGCATCGCTCTCTTTTAGTATTTTAATACTGTCTCAACATGGAGCAAAatgattcatctatttatttgcttttactgTCTAGTCTCCTCCCCAATGATATTTAACCTGAATGAGAGCTGGGGCCCGTTTTGTTAAACACCTTCCCCCCACAATGCCTAGGATGGGGCCGGACATGCAGCACGCAGTCAGTACATACATAGGaggtgaaagaatgaataaatgaaaaaaagcgaAGGGCACGGACGTGGGCGATTTTGTCCCTGGACGGCATTCGTAACAGTCTTTCATTACCCAAAACCAAGTCCCAGACGGGCGCGCCACAATCACTAGTCCGACCCCGCGGCGTCCACTTTCTGCCTCGCGCGCGAGGGGGCTCGGCGGCCACCGCTCCTCACCCGGTCTTTGCGGCCACGTGGGGAAACGGTGAGGTTCGCGGCTGTCACCGGCTGCGCCGCCTCTGATCCCTTTCGGCCGCCGTACGTGCGCAGGCGCTTTGGCGCCGCCTCGCCTCGGCCTCCCTCAGCCCTGTGAACCGCTCCCGGGGTGACCAAGGGTGACCGTGAGTGCAGGTAAAGCCGAGGGAGCCAACAGGTGTGCGACGGCGGCGTCTTTGTCTCCTTTTTCGGGCGGTTCCCGTTGCCGCCGCTCCAGGCAGAGAAATTTTTTTGCCTCAGGAGTGTCCGCCCTGAAGACGGGGCAGTGCGCCTGCGCAAGAGAGTTTGGCGGCGGCTGTCTGCGCCTGTGCATCAAGGCTCGGCGGCGGCCTGCGCCTGCGCGGCGCGGCGCTGCGGAGACCGTTGGCTCATTTGCATGTCCCCGCCTcgcgcggtggcggcggcgggtgaggaacctgaggcggcggcgggggcggctcTGCGCGCGGTGGGCTCGGGGTGAGGCCCGGGCCAGGGCGTCGTCGACGTATGGGCCCCGGGGTGGGGGCTTTGGGCTGCACCCCGGGAATCCCGGGTCTCCACGATGGCGCAGCGGGCTCGGCCCTTGGCTGCGCGGCGGCCGCGTTGCGGCCGGGTCGGCCTGGGGGGCTGTCTGCGGCCTGCCGGGCCCGACGCCCCCTTTTCTTCGTCCTCGGAGGCCGGTAGGAGGCAGGCCGCGCCCGAAGGGGTTCATTCGTTCggtcgttcattcattcaacctgaGCCGGGAGCGACCCCTCTGGTGGGGCGATAACGGCGGCGGGGCGCTGAATCCGGCTCTTTGCCATTTTTTAACTGGTTCCATGCCCACAGCAACC
It encodes:
- the ARMC6 gene encoding armadillo repeat-containing protein 6, with protein sequence MKMASKRITQETFDAAVRENIEEFEMGPEEAVKEAVEQFESQGVDLSNIVRMTPKVSADGPQEPTHDILQALDDLQESMARSHPQEVSAHLARFCEHCKQQKACRFLAAEKGAYPILLATWKLAAAGDQGLLLQALNALSALTDGQPDLLDTQGLQLLVATLAQNADSANVTCSGIRCVRHACLKHEQNRQSLVKAGVLPLLTGAIARHSCCADVVREACWALRIMTFDDDIRVPFGRAHDHAKMIVQENGGLKVLIEAAKAFPDNPSILSDLCSTLSRLAVRNEFCQEVVDLGGLSVLVALLGDCSDHQDLVKQVLSALRAIAGNDDVKDAIVRAGGTESIVFAMTRHLASPQVCEQSCAALCVLALRKPENSRIIVEGGGALAALQAMKAHPQEAGVQKQACMLIRNLVARSQTFSQPILDLGAEALISRARATHHDCEDVAKAALRDLGCHVELQELWTGQKGNLAP